One region of Streptomyces rishiriensis genomic DNA includes:
- a CDS encoding DNA cytosine methyltransferase, whose amino-acid sequence MTQMKEPEGAATARTKPEFTSIEICAGAGGQAIGLHQAGFGHLALVEIDQHAVETLRLNIDDHEVWSWERENCDVLSADVKEFEPFRDLRKGAELLKPEDLDLLAGGVPCPPFSHAGKQLGKDDERDLFPRMLELVETLRPRAVMIENVRGIMDPKFSDYRDYIKARLEGGTYRGGDGELVTDKGLEYTVCRWGVLEASDFGVPQLRPRAILVAFRDDVIRDLKYEWPTPTHEDPVSVAESLEPSMRERYGRYFQGAYSELAREKFDQWLQKARDRDAELKGKGGGIAPTLVGGSKKHGGADLGPSRAKAAWKQLGVCGMGVANDIEKCAEKKTEGRDLFGSDGPMLTVRQAAIIQGFPDEWDFSGGKTAQYRQIGNAFPPPVAKAVGKSIIDVLKAARERDQRQG is encoded by the coding sequence ATGACCCAGATGAAGGAACCCGAGGGTGCCGCCACGGCGCGGACGAAGCCTGAGTTCACGTCGATCGAGATCTGTGCTGGCGCAGGGGGCCAGGCGATTGGTCTCCATCAGGCGGGCTTCGGACATCTGGCCCTGGTGGAGATCGACCAGCATGCAGTCGAGACACTCAGGCTGAACATCGACGACCATGAGGTGTGGTCCTGGGAGCGGGAGAACTGCGACGTCCTGTCGGCCGATGTCAAAGAATTCGAGCCCTTCCGGGATCTGCGCAAGGGTGCCGAACTCCTCAAGCCGGAGGATCTGGACCTGTTGGCCGGCGGAGTCCCGTGCCCTCCGTTCTCCCACGCAGGGAAGCAACTCGGCAAGGACGACGAGCGAGACCTTTTCCCGCGCATGCTGGAACTGGTCGAGACCCTCAGGCCGCGGGCAGTGATGATCGAAAACGTCCGAGGGATCATGGATCCGAAGTTCTCGGACTACCGCGACTACATCAAGGCGCGTCTTGAAGGCGGTACATACCGGGGCGGAGATGGCGAGCTCGTTACCGATAAGGGACTCGAGTACACCGTATGCCGGTGGGGTGTCCTGGAGGCCAGCGACTTCGGGGTGCCGCAGCTGCGGCCTCGCGCCATTCTCGTGGCGTTCCGGGACGATGTCATCAGGGATCTCAAGTATGAGTGGCCCACGCCTACACATGAGGATCCGGTCAGCGTCGCAGAGAGCCTTGAGCCGTCCATGCGTGAGCGTTATGGACGGTATTTCCAAGGAGCCTACTCCGAGCTGGCACGCGAGAAGTTCGACCAATGGCTCCAGAAAGCTCGCGACCGTGATGCTGAACTCAAGGGCAAGGGCGGCGGCATTGCTCCCACTCTTGTCGGTGGGTCGAAGAAGCATGGTGGCGCGGACCTGGGACCCAGCCGCGCGAAGGCAGCGTGGAAGCAGCTTGGTGTTTGTGGCATGGGTGTCGCCAACGACATCGAGAAATGCGCAGAGAAGAAGACCGAGGGCCGGGATCTCTTTGGTTCCGACGGCCCGATGCTCACCGTGCGGCAAGCCGCAATCATCCAGGGTTTCCCGGACGAGTGGGACTTCTCGGGCGGCAAGACCGCACAATACCGTCAGATCGGCAATGCATTCCCACCGCCCGTTGCCAAGGCCGTGGGCAAGTCGATCATTGACGTGCTGAAAGCTGCCCGGGAACGTGATCAGCGGCAGGGTTGA
- a CDS encoding HNH endonuclease, producing the protein MRIPSWTEDELLLAGALVVRNGWRELRAHHVEVQELSELLRSLPIHESEALALPNFRSPDSVSRKTTDFMTNHSLYTGNATRCGKPTLLMIEAFTEREAEMLQAARAIEDGIGSGELHRIPPQPDEIDETGVSAIEGRLLVRRALARERNPKLRAQKIKQVRDRGGSLRCEVCEFDFASVYGELGEGYIEVHHLTPLHISGTRETSLDDLACVCANCHRMCHRCRPGESWRTPADLRERMRKSAPEGRH; encoded by the coding sequence ATGCGGATACCTTCGTGGACTGAGGACGAGCTCCTGCTCGCCGGAGCACTGGTCGTGAGGAACGGCTGGCGCGAGCTGCGGGCCCACCACGTGGAGGTACAGGAGCTCTCGGAGCTGCTCCGCTCGCTGCCCATCCATGAGTCCGAAGCGCTCGCCCTGCCGAACTTCCGGTCTCCCGACAGCGTCAGCCGTAAGACCACCGACTTCATGACCAATCACAGCCTCTACACCGGTAATGCCACCCGGTGCGGCAAGCCGACTCTGCTCATGATCGAAGCCTTCACAGAACGTGAGGCCGAGATGCTCCAAGCCGCCCGAGCCATCGAAGACGGCATCGGGTCCGGTGAGCTTCACCGCATCCCCCCGCAGCCCGATGAGATCGACGAGACAGGCGTCAGCGCCATCGAGGGGCGTCTCCTCGTCCGCCGGGCACTCGCTCGGGAGCGGAACCCGAAGCTCCGCGCTCAGAAGATCAAGCAGGTGCGCGACCGCGGCGGCTCGCTGCGGTGTGAGGTGTGCGAGTTCGACTTCGCCAGCGTCTACGGGGAACTGGGCGAGGGGTACATCGAAGTGCACCATCTCACTCCCCTTCACATCTCCGGGACACGGGAGACCAGCCTCGACGACCTCGCTTGCGTCTGCGCCAACTGCCATCGCATGTGCCACAGGTGCCGCCCCGGTGAATCTTGGCGTACACCCGCCGATCTTCGGGAGCGGATGCGCAAGTCCGCGCCGGAAGGCCGCCACTAG
- a CDS encoding ATP-binding protein has translation MPGYEVTEPRLRCVLPFEAAPAEVRLLRRAAARQLSQWGASVAVDEAELLITELATNVVKHVGEGASATLILEWRGERLRLEVHDKSEILPSSKTAGQDDVCGRGLHLLASLAVDWGVVLTAAGKAVWCEISAGPGSACQRIERALAVLDSYQDVGRGSALHRGLYDEGLAESAVALIADLLHWSAARGHDPDDILDRAQMHYEAEADAA, from the coding sequence ATGCCTGGCTACGAAGTCACCGAACCCCGACTCCGCTGTGTCCTGCCGTTCGAGGCGGCGCCGGCGGAAGTGCGCCTACTGAGGAGAGCTGCCGCCAGGCAGTTGAGTCAGTGGGGCGCGTCCGTCGCCGTCGACGAAGCAGAGCTGCTCATCACCGAGCTGGCGACCAACGTCGTCAAGCATGTCGGCGAAGGGGCCTCAGCGACCCTCATCCTTGAATGGAGGGGGGAGAGGCTCCGACTCGAAGTCCACGACAAGAGCGAGATTCTGCCCTCGTCGAAGACGGCCGGACAGGACGACGTGTGCGGTCGCGGCCTGCACCTCCTGGCATCGCTGGCAGTCGACTGGGGCGTAGTGCTGACGGCGGCGGGCAAGGCGGTCTGGTGTGAGATCTCGGCTGGTCCAGGTTCCGCCTGCCAGCGCATCGAGCGGGCGCTTGCGGTGCTTGACAGCTACCAAGACGTCGGGCGGGGCAGCGCCCTGCATAGGGGGTTGTACGACGAGGGTCTAGCGGAATCAGCAGTCGCGCTGATCGCGGATCTGCTCCACTGGTCCGCCGCTCGCGGACATGACCCGGATGACATCCTCGACCGCGCGCAAATGCACTATGAAGCCGAAGCGGATGCGGCCTAG